The following are encoded in a window of Thermofilaceae archaeon genomic DNA:
- a CDS encoding 30S ribosomal protein S17e, which translates to MGKVRPLYVKRTARRLLEKYPDKFTEDFEHNKRVVGQLISASKKVRNRIAGYITRLMKQQARLKAMEVAEAESVPVEEEGI; encoded by the coding sequence ATGGGGAAGGTAAGACCCCTCTATGTAAAGCGCACAGCGAGGAGGTTACTCGAAAAGTACCCAGATAAATTCACAGAAGACTTTGAACATAATAAGCGTGTGGTAGGCCAGCTTATAAGCGCCAGCAAAAAGGTGAGGAACAGAATCGCGGGTTACATCACACGTTTGATGAAGCAGCAAGCTAGGCTAAAAGCGATGGAGGTGGCAGAGGCTGAAAGCGTACCTGTTGAGGAGGAAGGCATCTGA